A DNA window from Solanum lycopersicum chromosome 3, SLM_r2.1 contains the following coding sequences:
- the LOC101266608 gene encoding uncharacterized protein: MSGKNYLSWVLDAEIHLAAKGLDVTITQGNEASSKDKVKAMVFLRYHLDEGLKIEHLTVKDQLELWTDLKGRDDHLKATVLPRARYDWMHLRFQEFKTVTEYNSDVFRITSKLKLCGETIKDEDMLKKTLTTFHASNMILQQQYREKGFQKYSELMSYFLVAKQHNSLLMKNHEARFTGDAPLLEVNVVEARDQSEVKRDDHRGYNNALGHGKDIIRYINRQGGGHNKRENNIRSQNNPSKSNCRRCGMKGHWKNECCTHEHFVRNYQNSFKKKGNKSGASSSNARAETHMTLKDDDNPETSHKYDKDVEANLALKDDVFDGLCDITHREVADFFGDRN, encoded by the coding sequence ATGTCTGGAAAGAATTATCTTTCATGGGTACTCGATGCTGAGATTCACTTGGCTGCTAAAGGTCTTGATGTCACTATTACTCAGGGAAATGAAGCATCGAGTAAAGATAAGGTGAAGGCTATGGTTTTCCTTCGTTATCATCTTGATGAGGGCTTGAAGATTGAACATCTGACGGTGAAAGATCAACTTGAATTGTGGACTGATTTAAAGGGGAGAGATGACCACCTAAAGGCAACAGTGTTGCCAAGAGCTCGTTATGACTGGATGCATTTACGGTTTCAAGAATTTAAGACCGTAACTGAATACAACTCTGATGTATTCAGGATAACCTCCAAGTTAAAATTATGTGGGGAgactataaaagatgaggacatgTTGAAAAAGACACTTACTACTTTTCATGCCTCAAATATGATATTGCAGCAGCAATATCGTGAAAAGGGTTTTCAGAAATATTCTGAACTAATGTCATATTTTTTGGTGGCTAAgcaacataattctcttttaatgaaaaatcatgaagctCGTTTCACTGGAGATGCTCCATTACTGGAGGTAAATGTGGTGGAAGCACGTGATCAATCTGAAGTAAAAAGAGATGATCATCGGGGATATAATAATGCACTGGGACATGGCAAAGATATAATACGATACATTAATCGTCAAGGTGGTGGTCATAATAAAAGGGAGAACAACATAAGGTCTCAAAATAACCCCTCAAAAAGTAATTGCCGTCGTTGTGGCATGAAAGGCCATTGGAAGAATGAATGTTGCACACATGAACATTTTGTAAGGAACTATCAAAATTCctttaaaaagaaaggaaataaaagtggTGCTTCCTCTTCCAATGCTCGAGCTGAGACACATATGACTCTTAAAGATGATGATAATCCCGAAACATCTCATAAATATGATAAGGATGTTGAAGCAAATTTGGCTTTAAAAGATGATGTTTTTGATGGCCTTTGTGACATTACTCATAGGGAAGTTGCTGACTTCTTTGGAGATCGAAACTGA